In the genome of Taeniopygia guttata chromosome 4, bTaeGut7.mat, whole genome shotgun sequence, the window ACATGCCAACTTTTGGACATTATGAACATATGTTTTCAAGTGAAGGACtcaaaacagcacagaaatcccCACAGTGTTATCCATATGATGTACGTATATGCACAAGTACACATTCACACCATGTGGAAACATTTCCAACAAGACTGTAGCAACAGTGAGAAAAGACTGACTGATTCAGTCCCAAGTATTTTGTAAGACAAGAAATCTCTAATTCCTTTAGCATTTGACAAAACTGACAGGAATAATCTCACCACTGAAAAGACTACAAATTTTCACCAAACTACTGCAGTATCCAAGAATCTTCTTCCTTACAAAAATATTgatgaagaataaaaaatgcCCTCTATGGGCCCAAACCTTAACTAAAAGTGTGGCCCCCATGAACAATGCATGCTGAATTCTATATTAATgaacaattaaaaagaaatagtcCACTAATTCACAAAATTTTAGAGGAGTTCATGACAGCTAAGAGTAACAACAAAGACTGAAAGTCGTTCCTCTTCTTTTCATGGTTGACTTAATAATCCTGTTTATTGAGCACTGGATCAGAAACAAAATTCCTGGTTGTAAACATATCATCTGAGTTTCCAACAAACACGAGTCCTCTCCAtctaagaaaaattaaaggacTAACATGAATTTTTATGTTTAAGGGCTTTgtggttccttttttttttttttttttttttttacattcattCTCTAGTTGATTAGCTTGTACTGCATCTAGCCCTTGGACCCCCAGCATAAGAAGGATGTCAACCCCTTGGAGGGATCCCAGAGGAATgccatgaagatgatcagaCATCCAGAACACCTCTCCTATGACAACAGCCTGAGAGTGGagggattgttcagcctggagaagaaaaagggagacCTTACAGAAGGCTTCTATTACCTAAAGGGGACCTGCAGGACAGCTGGCCGGGGACTTTTTACAAAGACACAGTGGTAGGACAAGGGAGAAAGACTTTAAATTTAAAGAgtgcaggtttagattagataccaggaagaaattttttactgcAAAGGTGATGAGGCAttggagcaggctgcccagaCAAGTTGTGGAtgacccatccctggaagtgttcaagaccagactggacagggctttgagcaatctggtctagtaGACGATGTCCCTGACCATGTcagggggattggaactagatgtTCTTTAAGGTCActtgcaacccaaaccattgttGGAAGTCCATAACATTTTCCAAAAACTGATGTTTATATACAATATTACTAAAttttaggaattatttttagTAGCATGCATCTAGAGAGTGTAGATGAATGTGTAGCACcatgtgaaattaaaatttgcttCTGAGTTCTTGTACACgtaattgtaattaaaaaaatagactGTGGCAAACCATCACAGTACTGTATTTACTCTTTTGGATCAGTACAATAAGGGAAGTGACCAGCTTAGTAACAGTACAATGCCCTATCTAGGTTACTATGCATTACAGTGTGAAAGAGATCTATTGCTTTCAGTGGGTAAAACAGAAGACAGGAAATCAGAGTTCCCACCCTCTTCTGCAGTTCATCAGGTTACTTATATCCACATCTTCAAAGTTAATAATTTTGAAACCCAAAGCTTGAGCCTCGAGAAATAAAAGTTGACAGAAGATAATGATATTTGTACACCACAGGTAAAGCTACACTTCTCATATCAAGttcacaaacatttttttccatgtgtcAGAAACATTCTGAAAACAGGGAGCAGCAAAATTAGTTTCTACAAAGTATTACCCTCCCCTAAACAACATAATTTAAGCTTTGCCCAATTTTGATTAGGTAGGGGTTGTTATCTCGCCTACCTATTGCAACATGTTAGGATAGTAataatgtttctttaaaaaggaaTCTATGTATCTTGGTACATTAACATATTGTTGTAAGTGTAGCATAAAGTGTCTTCATATTCTCTGAAGAAATGTCATGGTCTTTTAtagcagaatatattttatttcaaataagaGTAAAAAactgtgaatttttttctccattatgAAGAAAAAGGTTTATTCATTATGAATTTTCCTTTGGTTTGGTTAAAAGAACATGAAATTGCTATGTAAATAAATAGTAAATGTTAAATCTCACAAAGTACTGCCATAGTTTAGCCCTATACACTATTAGGGCAAGTAGTTGCTAGTTGTGGAAATCAAAAAATTTAGCATGTCTGAGAAACTAAGAAATCAGTGCCggattttcagtattttgcaCTATGCACTGTCATTGCTATCAGCTCATCcatacttaagaaaaaaatactaagaCATAAAATGAAACCTTTATTAACCAATTACTCATCGTAGATTGCTATCAATGAAAATACACTGGCCATCGATGtcttctaaataattttaaacagcaATAAAACTTGTAATGAAGGAACTTAATTTACATAAGCAAAAGCTTCCCATGTATAACTATCAATAATATATTATCATATTCTGTAACTCCCAAATTCTAATCTCAACTCTAAGCAAGGAATACTAAGGttttcaatatttaattaaGATGCTTCTTCTAAAAGCTTAAGTGAAACcatctaattaaaaaaatgctaATGTGGAGGTATAGACTTTCCTTGTCAAAGTGATgtatctttttccttcttctacctctttctggtttggttttggttttttgaagATAGACAATGCCTTATCAGTATAACCTTTACtgttattaataaaatatttgaaatgccACCGTGCATACACAGGCATAAGTTAGGGGATAATTAGGTGATATCAATTAGACATGGTTCAATGGCAAATCAAAATGATTATTTTGCTGGACATAATCAGTTTTAAGATAATAGGGTTTATTCTTCATCCcaataaaatcagtttttttaATAGAGTGAACTCCATTCCTCaattttttaatgataaaagtcataaacattttatttggcTTTAGTTTTggtactaaaaaaaaaagaagtagcTAGGGGGAAATTACAGGGACATAATACTGCCTTGTTCTGGCATTGTTTATATAAAGCACCAAACATTTTATAAACAGAGCTCTGTTACTACACATAAAACCAGATTAACCTCCCTATTCAAAAAGGCTACTATTTTACACAAATACAGTAAAAGTTTAAGCCTGAAAGAGCTTACAGTACAttctgaaacaaaatgaaaagctaTAGATTGGAGTAGGGGGAAATAAAAGAAGTATGTCAGGCTTTGTGTTCCTACTTTAAATATTATGCTACATGGAAACTGAACTTAGTGCTTCCAAAATCCATCTGAAGATTTAAGTGTACTAAAAGAGGTTCCAGTCCTTTAGAggtaaaaatttaaatatacattCATTCCTATCAACACCTAAGAAAACATTACTGTTCTTCTGATTGTCAGTTGTAGAGATTAGCACAGTTTAGTactacagcagcagcaattatagatgtctttaaaatatatacagtagcttcccttttttttttttaatactatgaaaaattccaaaatcccaccaaTACAGTAATGCAACTGTTGCTCACTTTTATAAACAATTGTTTTAAATACACTAAGGAACCACTGCAGTTTACCTCCGCTGTAGCAAAATATCACCAAATGGAAGCACACATATTTAACAGGCTTCTTTTATAAGCAGCAAACCCTAAACGTTTCAAGGTGAGACTTGACAATTAAACACAGAAACATCCAAGCCAAGTTTCATACCTGTTATTGACACTTTAGAACCTCACTAGGCAGTGACCGAAATGTCTGCTTTGATGCGCAGTAGCAGCTTCGGGACAGAATTTGGTACAACTCACACACCTACGTGAGGGACCTTTACGATACCTACTCAAGCTCACCATCCCCTGCGCGCCCTCTGGACCTCGGCTtctctccctgtgcatcccGAGGTGGGGACGGGACAATTTTCCTCCGGCCGTGCGGGGCCGGGCGCTGAGTCCTGTCCCCTTCCACGCGGAACCGCGAGCGTTTTCCAGCTCTTCGTTCCTTACGGCGCCGCACACAGCCCGTGCGAGCCGTCGCTCCTGCCCCTGAAGATGCGCTTCCCTGCCTCTGGCACACTGCCGGGGGAAGATGCGCTTCCCTGCCTCTGGCATACTGCCGGGGGAAGGCAAACCCTGCCCACTGAGAATTTCGGTACTTCTCAGGACAACCAGAGGCAGAAAACGCCAGGTGGAAGGAAGCCACAGGAGTGAGGGGCGCACACCTCCCCCGCGCCCCCAGCTTTGCGGGGCGCTCACTCACGTAGGAAGCTGCGGGCTGCCGGCCGCCTCATCGCCTtcggccgccgcctcctccccgATGTCGGGCAGGGTGATGAGCAGCCCCTtggccgccgcccgccccccgGGCTCCTTCTCCGTCTCGCTGGGCgccgggcgcggggcgcggcCCCGGCCGGACGGGGAGCGGCGCAGCCTGGAGAGAAGGGCGCCCGCCCCCAGGGCCGCCACCTTCATGGCAGGCTGGGACGGGAGCCCCTTCCCGGTGCCGCAAGCCCTGCCGAGGGGCCGGCAGCCTCCGGCGGGACTGCCCGCTGCCTGCGGCCCGGCAGGCGTTGCTAAGCGAAACAAACCCCGCGGGCACGCACCGCCCGGGGCGGGCGCACCGCGCCGGCGGAAGGCCCGGCAGAGGCCCCGACCCGCTGCGCACCTGCGGGGCGCCGGGCAGAGACCGCTGCGACCGGAGAGCCGGGCACACAACAGCGTGGGATTTCCCCTGCAGTCAGAATCCCATCTAATATTAAGGGGCAAAAACGAAGcccacctgccagggcagcagggccctCTTCACACATCTGTGCGTATGAAGGGCTTAACCAGAAGTGGGGAGTGAGAGCGACCCAACCCAGCACATCTTTGTCACCATGCCAGGCAGAGGCAGAAAGGAGCTGTGTGGAATCAACAGCTCGCGTGCTTTTAAAGACACTCCCAGCCATCCTAGGCAGTTCGGAGGGCAGTAGAGGGTGACAGTGGTACTAGccaggcagctgagggcacGTGAGTAGGGAATAATTAACTTTGCCTAGCTTTCCAGCATTGGGTTGTCTGCCTGGCTGAACAGAAATATGAGCACACCAGCAGCAGTTTGGGAACACTGTAATGTTTAGTATTATGGACAATGCAAACTGTGCCAGCTCAGAACATGACCGGTCACGTGGCCCTTGGAGTACCCAAAAGAACAGCATAGGCTGAAAGCTAGACCTGTTGCTTTATACATATGAGCCCCAGGATCATATATCAATCAACTAGTTGTGTACTATCGATTTTaagttggcagctgctggtacATAAGAACCAAGGGTACAAAGTGAGGAATTTTATCCCTGCTTTGTCTTCCTAGCACATCAAGGAGTGCAATGAGCCAGCAGAGAGAGCACATAGAACACCAAGTACAGGACTGAGATTTGAAACTGGGGCATTCCTGGCCTTTTTCTTATAAACCAGAATAAATATGTTCTGAGAAAACCTCATGGAATAGGTGTACTTAAATCTAAGAGCACCACAATCTGAATTTATTCCTACCATGGTAAAAAGCCCTGACTGAGCCACAGTGGAAGTAGCATAAGTGAGCTCATTGGCGAGTAGTATATTTATCTCAGCTATATACATATGAACATCACTGTCTGTAACTTGTTCATTACTCCCTGTGTCCTGGTTCTGGCCAGAATCAGGTTTATGTTTGCAGTAGCAAGGAGGGACATGGCTAGGGGCCTGAGGTAATTCTGTGTCACCTCACATCAAGCACTAGGGGCAGGGGTTCTTTGTATTCCATGTGGTAAGAACTCACATGTGAATTGATCACCTCTCTTGCACATTCTGTTATTAATATTGTTCATGTtactgtttggtttttgtttcattgctttttcaagtaaattgttcttatatTAACCCATGATTTTTACCTTTTGTGCTTCCAtttctgctctccagcctgccaGGGGGAGGGAGGAGTGAGTGAGCAGCACATGATTTAGGATACTAAATTGGGGAATACTATTCCTAAACCATGACACCCTGTCATTCAAGATCTGCAGAAACAGTCAGGCTCCACTCCAAATCTCCAGACTTGAGCATTCTGCCTCACTCAAGTCCTTTACATATTCTGCTTTAATCCTACGTAATATCTTTGATATTTCAAGTTTGGAACTTCAAACTTTTGATTTATTTGGCATTCAGCTCATCAGCAAATCAGCATTATATAATCTGATGCTGCCCACTGCAAAGAGACTGCCCAGCTCAGACATAGACTGAATCCTGAAAGCACTTAGAACTCTTACCCATGGTAAACCATTTATTTATTCTCAATAAAATTATCAAACAAATCTACAGGAGCAGACCAGAAGTAAGTAACTTgcagaaaaacagggaaatttTAGGTCTGGTGTAACTGATGATTACAACTGGCCCTGTGATTTTTActtctgtgccttttttttaTACATTatgaacctttttttttattttatacactGTGAACCTTTATAATGTCTTTTACTGTggtaattattttaaactgaatCTAGGAACTAAGAGGTTTAGAATGTATTAATcgtatttttttataatttaaaggGATTTTTCATTCATCATCACATACTTCTTGTTTGTATTCCTAGCTGTATTACAAAACTAAGCATTTATAAGATTTTTCTCactgttctgaaaccaattttGGGGGCTTTTGTCGTAAATAGAAACAACTTTAAGAATTTAGACATCCTGCCATTTGTCAGGCTCTAAGGGTCAGAAAAGACCATTAAATAATCTAGTCTGACCTCTTGTATCACATTTCACTGCAGAATTTCTCCATGTGCTCTCTTCATCTTTATGTCATTTTTAATATCCATGTGAATACCAATAATATCAATGTGAACTACTAGCATTTTCTAAACAATTTATATTGATGTGGAAAGAGAAATTCTGCTGGTATGTGTCATCGCAGATTTAGGAAAGGAACCCTGTCACACATTAGTCTTTAAATAATAGAACAAACAATTGACATGGTGCATACCTGGCACACCATAATTACCAACTTGCCTCCTCAACTTTCATGGCCTAAGCATGAAGAAAGAATTTGTCACTTCGCCTGAAAAGGTCAGAAAGATGAGATGAAAGAATCACAATGGAGATAATCCTATTACTGTAATTAAGGAATCATCATCTATCACTTCAGCTGTAAACAAagcctgttttgttttcagtcgAACTTCCCGAGCACACCCCCTTCACTATTCCAGTGCATGAAAAATCCTATTTCActaattatttgttttgtttcagtttttatcaTCATGGGACATAGAAAACCTATTAAAACCCAATTTTTCATCTACACATATAGCAAATgagaaaagctgtttaaaatGTGAAGTATAGAACTGTTCTCTAAAGCAGTAAAATAGCATTCTTGTAGCAATAGTGGTATTGAAGTCGATGAGGGAAATGCTAGGgggaaaaagacatttaaaaatattcctgagcTATTGAAGGATCACAGACTTACTAAAAGCTGACAGTTTTTAAAGGTCCTTGCAGCAGCAattaaatattaacaaaaatatacaaatgACTGCCTTGTGTCTAATTTACAATCACTTGTGCTCAGATTCACCATAAAATTTTAGCCAGTGTTAAACATTATAAACACTCTTGCAAAGCCCATTTTGCTCAGCCTCAGGTCTCTCCAGATCAAGCTGCTAGCCCATACGTTTGAACCTTAATGCCCTGGCAATTGCCATCTAGCCCACATTCCTGTAAAatatattcaggaaaaaatcaaaCTAGCTTAATATGCAAGAAATAAACTACAGAAttctgtctgttttttttttttacagttttctttttagctATCAAAGgctaaaaggaataaaaggaaacaaaaaaaattaaaattaatctagttttgaaatttttttcccactccaCCTCTAACTTGTGGTCGCAATAATGTTTCTGATattatttaaaactatttctttgtttttgttgttgttgctttaccagtaacatttttttgtaatgaaattGCAGTAGCACCAATTTCTCCACAAAGTTGTCTTTgttatattattaaatattataaaaattatattataaaaatatctgtgcctttatttattttatataggTGCAGTAGCTGTGCCTTATCCATGCTTCACATTGATTTCAAGTTCTGTGTCCAGGCCCACATACAGTTTTGTGTGCATTCTAAGAATCAAGGTGACATGTCTCAGTGTTAATGTCCTGACAGCTTTCTGAATTTCACCAGAGAAGAGcaaaattttttcctgataccAAATTTATTAAATCAATTGACTCATCAGCCTGAAAGTCACTTTTTGATAGCAACCAGTATTAGCCCCACCAGAAGGCATAATAACAAAGGTTTTAAAACTCACTTCGAAACTGCTCACTTTGAAACTCACTTTTGAACTGCAAATTCttgttttgaattaattttctgtgttaCTTACTGTGTTTCACAAGGAAAGCTTTCCAGCTGGAGGCACTGAATCCCCATGTTTCAAAAGCAAGAAGTAGTGTCCACTCTACCTTCTACAAATAATATCCTGTTTTATcattaaagtattttcttttgtatatcCCCTTAGAGAGTCTGTCTTTTCTACCCTATATCATTTCATAGATCAGTGATTCTCACTGCTTTTCAAAATTTCTACCACATCTTAAATACACTGATTGAAATGACTATCCACCATGATCCCTTTTAACATCACTTCAGTGCAGTTGAATTAAAATATGAGCAAAAATACtaatacaaacaaataaatttaaattatattgaCTCTTACATATATTTACAGGGTGACAAACTTTTTCAGACCTTCATGAAAGGCTTGCTAGTTTTCCAGTGGTAGAAAATATACAATAAAATGACCCCATAATTCAAATCTATAGTTCAAAAATCAGTGCACTTTACTTTGACATTTAAGTGCCATCACTAAGTGCTGATGAAATGCACTGATTCGTTCCTTCTGGGCTGGCCAGTTCAAGATGCAGCGAGATCTGAACATTCCTCTTCTCAGGTGAAGTGCATGATATAACTTGTAATCTTGGATATCATCAAGAAAGATCAGTATGATGGAGTCCCGACTTTGTTCAACAGCTTGCTGAAGAGCATGATACACCTTGAAACTGAagcaaaaacaagaaaaaaaccagtGTTTTCTAttatgtgaaagaaaaagaaaatacaaaaagttCTTAACGAGGGTCTTCATGACTGTTTTGTGATATAAAATGGTTATTACTTTTCTTAAACTAATTGCctctagtgaaaaaaaaatgctctaaAAATATAACCTACATCTACTGCCTTGATTTACGAGACCACTATAAAAGAATGGTGAAAAGACTAATTTAAAGGCAAACAAAAATCATCTTTGAGTGCTAGTGGTCTCATTCATTGTTGCTTTTCTTCAAATGTGTAATTTTAAGGAAAGCAATCTGCAAAGGTGTCAGCCTgacttttgggaaaaaaaccccaaacaaccaaaacaacaaaacaaaagacccccccaccaaaaaaaaaaaaaaaaccaaaagcaaaaagaaaaccaacaaatcaacaaacaaaaaaaccccaaaaaacacaacaaaaaacagacaaaaaacccgaacaaataaatcaaacaaaaaaacacaaaaaaacacccaagaAAATGATTACAACATTGACTTAAACATTCAAATGTACTCTACCATATATGTGAAACAATTAACTTTATTAATTTAGGAATTATTCTGAAGTTACAATATATTAGATAAATATACTGAAGTAAAGCTTGAGTGGGTATTGTTcattaaatgctatttttttttaatttcagttaaaaattatCTTGTTAAAATATCTCttaagaattttttccccttacagATAAAATTTTATATGCTACTCACTTTTTACACCAGGGATCCTGTAAAAGGTGTTCAGTcacaacaaaaataatcttCCTGCTCGTTTTTATGCTGTTAATTGTGGCTTCAAATTCAGATACACCTGCTTCAAAATCCCGTTCTTCTAAACAAAACTTAATTTCAAAGTGGTTATTTTTTTCTAGAGACATGAAATTTTTAGACACCCAATTCTTGTCCTCTCTTGCATGAATAACATAGGCATCATAATCATACTGTTCCTGATGTCTCTCAAATTCTTTAAAACCAAGAATTCGATTGACTAAAACATTCCAGTAGAAAGCTATTCTCCACCCTTCAAAATGGATGGTAAGGACAACAAAAATGAACACCATTACAATAGTGGTAGAGATCACAAAAAGAAGTTTAAATGGAGCACTGTCTTTGCAGGCTGAACTATCAAAATACAAAACCAGACTACCATGATATTTAGGTGGGGTGTTGCAAATGTACTGGGACCTCAATCCAGGTATATCTGCTTGGGTCTCATTAAGCCAATCAGCAAACCAAGCAATGCTTTCACAGGTACAATCAAAGGGATTGGAATCCATCTCAAGTTTTCTCAAGCTCCTGAAAGGTGGGCCAAATACTTTTTCTTCAACTGAGGTTATCAGATTTTTCTGAAGGTTCAATGAATTCAGAGAGGCTTGGTCATCAAACAGAGTTGCTGGAAGcaaattcaaattatttgatCCTAAATCCAAGTGTTTTAATTGAAACAGACCCTTGAAAACCTGAACTGGAATTTCATCAAGCccatttgattttaaattaagaatTCGCAAATTGGGAagaccttttaaaaaaagaacagggCCACCCGGATTTGCATGTTTCCAAAGCCGGGCTAAATTATTGTGCTGCAAATCCAGGATGTCAAGTTTGTCAAGTCCATCAAACAAATCTTCTTTTATGTTTGCTATGTTGTTATTGCTGATGTCCAGGACAGTCAGGTTTCGTAGATGATGAAAAGGTGAAGGAGAAAGTTCCAGATTACTGCAGCCTACCTTCCTCAGCATCAGTTTTCTAAGGCTTGGGACAAAAATGAACGATTCACTTTGCAAAGTCAAGTTTTTATTATAGGAAAGATAAATATCTTGTATATTATTGAGACCTTTAAACTCATGACCTGTAAGCTGTTGACTAATTTCATTGAGACCAAGATCAAGAATTTTCAGGTGTCCCAGGGAAGAAAATGCCTCACCTTCTATTGTAGAGATTCTGGTTTTTGTGAGGTTGAGAACCTGTAAGCTAGAATTAGTAAGtgatgaaaatgttttattagtTATTCTTTGTAAGTTTATGTTGCAGTTGCAGAGACTCAGATATTTCAGGTTGTTCAGACCTGTGAACATATTAGCAGTAATTCCTGGAAAATTGTTATTATCCATTATAAGGTACTCCAGGTGGTACAgccaatgaaaagaaaaatcctcaaTTTTCCCACTAAGTGAGTTTATGAGATTCAAATGTTTAAGGCTGGATAATCCATAAAATAAACGTGAAGATACATGAATATTATTAATCTTCAGGTTTAAGTATTGTAA includes:
- the TLR3 gene encoding toll-like receptor 3 isoform X1, whose product is MMQNAILWWSSLYVRLMFVFWPCASAGNQCHIQNEMADCSHLKLTQIPSDLPKNITSLDISHNQLRQLDPANLTKYSQLVYLNAGYNIISKLQPELCQNVPLLQILKLEHNELCKLPDRVFASCTNLTELNLGYNRLNIKNDPFKTLKNLNILDLSHNSLKSANLGLEQQLEKLHELMLGGNQITELKKEDFSFLRNTSLNSLDLSSNPLKEFHTGCFHTIGNLFGLVLNKVELGENRTKKLCTELSNTEIRNLSLSRVKLSYIGKSTFQGLQGTNLTILNLSQNSLSLIENDSFQWLSSLQYLNLKINNIHVSSRLFYGLSSLKHLNLINSLSGKIEDFSFHWLYHLEYLIMDNNNFPGITANMFTGLNNLKYLSLCNCNINLQRITNKTFSSLTNSSLQVLNLTKTRISTIEGEAFSSLGHLKILDLGLNEISQQLTGHEFKGLNNIQDIYLSYNKNLTLQSESFIFVPSLRKLMLRKVGCSNLELSPSPFHHLRNLTVLDISNNNIANIKEDLFDGLDKLDILDLQHNNLARLWKHANPGGPVLFLKGLPNLRILNLKSNGLDEIPVQVFKGLFQLKHLDLGSNNLNLLPATLFDDQASLNSLNLQKNLITSVEEKVFGPPFRSLRKLEMDSNPFDCTCESIAWFADWLNETQADIPGLRSQYICNTPPKYHGSLVLYFDSSACKDSAPFKLLFVISTTIVMVFIFVVLTIHFEGWRIAFYWNVLVNRILGFKEFERHQEQYDYDAYVIHAREDKNWVSKNFMSLEKNNHFEIKFCLEERDFEAGVSEFEATINSIKTSRKIIFVVTEHLLQDPWCKNFKVYHALQQAVEQSRDSIILIFLDDIQDYKLYHALHLRRGMFRSRCILNWPAQKERISAFHQHLVMALKCQSKVH
- the TLR3 gene encoding toll-like receptor 3 isoform X2 codes for the protein MLGGNQITELKKEDFSFLRNTSLNSLDLSSNPLKEFHTGCFHTIGNLFGLVLNKVELGENRTKKLCTELSNTEIRNLSLSRVKLSYIGKSTFQGLQGTNLTILNLSQNSLSLIENDSFQWLSSLQYLNLKINNIHVSSRLFYGLSSLKHLNLINSLSGKIEDFSFHWLYHLEYLIMDNNNFPGITANMFTGLNNLKYLSLCNCNINLQRITNKTFSSLTNSSLQVLNLTKTRISTIEGEAFSSLGHLKILDLGLNEISQQLTGHEFKGLNNIQDIYLSYNKNLTLQSESFIFVPSLRKLMLRKVGCSNLELSPSPFHHLRNLTVLDISNNNIANIKEDLFDGLDKLDILDLQHNNLARLWKHANPGGPVLFLKGLPNLRILNLKSNGLDEIPVQVFKGLFQLKHLDLGSNNLNLLPATLFDDQASLNSLNLQKNLITSVEEKVFGPPFRSLRKLEMDSNPFDCTCESIAWFADWLNETQADIPGLRSQYICNTPPKYHGSLVLYFDSSACKDSAPFKLLFVISTTIVMVFIFVVLTIHFEGWRIAFYWNVLVNRILGFKEFERHQEQYDYDAYVIHAREDKNWVSKNFMSLEKNNHFEIKFCLEERDFEAGVSEFEATINSIKTSRKIIFVVTEHLLQDPWCKNFKVYHALQQAVEQSRDSIILIFLDDIQDYKLYHALHLRRGMFRSRCILNWPAQKERISAFHQHLVMALKCQSKVH